One genomic region from Jiangella sp. DSM 45060 encodes:
- a CDS encoding YhfT family protein — protein MILAATDTASVSFDAWQGVLVIVLCAFAALIANAALAVFNDGARPFLLDYIQGRSTRLATATIVTGLSAGFIFGLGAPMALSTGVLNPWLVFLPVEIIGLIAPWRWLAATGGAAWGAVCVFGLNAANNAATSLPIDFVTALQQISTPILWLFTLFPVLAITRQFGRAKGLITFGAELAVVLLSMNVWETLFPGSLAMATGVVMLLGFALTQDRSTRRAEQLVLAGGSEADRVAHAEQQAATAAASDQLFGPNAERLRRNVIPLGILGGMVAALAASGIFGGGEATSFLVADGTYGEAAQVDFLRAFGFVPLIATTALASGAYAMAGFTFVYPIGYLSHVFIDAWPLALAVAFVLGALVMAAEVLLLSAVGRWLQHWPSVRESADHIRHAITETLSLAILVGSLMAGLAMGGGLGIALVGGLYLLNESMGRPVVRMAAGPAAVIVGGIVLNLLHLVDLVQPVAG, from the coding sequence ATGATCCTCGCCGCCACCGACACCGCGTCGGTCTCGTTCGACGCCTGGCAGGGCGTGCTGGTCATCGTGCTGTGCGCGTTCGCGGCGCTGATCGCGAACGCCGCGCTCGCGGTCTTCAACGACGGCGCCCGGCCGTTCCTGCTCGACTACATCCAGGGCCGGTCCACCCGGCTGGCCACCGCGACGATCGTGACGGGGCTGTCGGCCGGGTTCATCTTCGGCCTCGGCGCGCCGATGGCGCTGTCGACCGGCGTGCTCAACCCGTGGCTGGTGTTCCTGCCGGTCGAGATCATCGGCCTGATCGCGCCGTGGCGCTGGCTCGCGGCCACCGGCGGCGCGGCCTGGGGCGCGGTCTGCGTCTTCGGCCTCAACGCCGCCAACAACGCGGCCACGTCGCTGCCGATCGACTTCGTCACGGCCCTGCAGCAGATCTCCACCCCGATCCTGTGGCTGTTCACGCTGTTCCCGGTGCTGGCGATCACCCGCCAGTTCGGCCGGGCGAAGGGCCTGATCACGTTCGGCGCCGAGCTCGCCGTCGTGCTGCTGTCGATGAACGTCTGGGAGACCCTGTTCCCCGGGTCGCTGGCCATGGCGACCGGCGTCGTCATGCTGCTCGGGTTCGCGCTCACCCAGGACCGGTCCACCCGGCGGGCCGAGCAGCTGGTGCTGGCCGGCGGGTCCGAGGCGGACCGCGTGGCGCACGCCGAGCAGCAGGCGGCCACCGCGGCCGCGTCCGACCAGCTGTTCGGGCCCAACGCGGAGCGGCTGCGCCGGAACGTCATCCCGCTGGGCATCCTCGGCGGCATGGTCGCGGCGCTGGCGGCCAGCGGCATCTTCGGTGGCGGCGAGGCCACCAGCTTCCTCGTCGCCGACGGCACCTACGGCGAGGCCGCGCAGGTCGACTTCCTGCGCGCCTTCGGCTTCGTGCCGCTGATCGCGACGACGGCGCTGGCCTCGGGCGCGTACGCGATGGCCGGGTTCACCTTCGTCTACCCGATCGGCTACCTGTCGCACGTCTTCATCGACGCCTGGCCGCTGGCGCTCGCGGTCGCGTTCGTGCTCGGCGCGCTGGTGATGGCCGCGGAGGTGCTGCTGCTCAGCGCCGTCGGACGGTGGCTGCAGCACTGGCCGAGCGTGCGCGAGTCGGCCGACCATATCAGGCACGCGATCACCGAGACGCTGTCGCTGGCGATCCTGGTCGGCTCGCTGATGGCCGGCCTCGCGATGGGCGGCGGACTGGGCATCGCGCTGGTCGGCGGGCTGTATCTGCTCAACGAGTCGATGGGGCGGCCGGTCGTGCGCATGGCGGCCGGACCCGCGGCGGTCATCGTCGGCGGCATCGTGCTCAACCTGCTGCACCTGGTCGACCTCGTCCAGCCGGTGGCGGGCTGA
- a CDS encoding aminotransferase class V-fold PLP-dependent enzyme yields MSPSLPATTPLPIATADDALAAQQRLVGAIATHFTDGALFRADVGVVPGLGRPDTTARAEAVLAEAFGADDACLVQGAGTGAIRAALSAGPWSQGERRIIAHDAPDYSTTATTFRDGLADVARVDFDDNTALDAALAGDPARWVYVQHSRQRLADRHQPADVIARAAASGRGVVVDDNYAVFRTPGIGVQHGATVSAFSLFKLHGPEGVGVVVGDGELVGRARAANYSGGGQVQGGQALAALQALVMVPLNWAAQSRAVTELAGRLADGDVPGVVDVRLANAQDLCVIALLDRPVAANVPAWAARHGAAPFPVGSNSRHEITPLVYRLSSSALAAQPELADWAVRVNPMRAGAELTARILRSALAEGDR; encoded by the coding sequence ATGAGCCCCTCGCTGCCCGCGACCACCCCGCTGCCCATCGCGACCGCCGACGACGCCCTGGCCGCGCAGCAGCGCCTGGTCGGCGCGATCGCGACACACTTCACCGACGGTGCGCTCTTCCGCGCCGACGTCGGCGTCGTGCCCGGCCTCGGCCGGCCCGACACCACCGCCCGGGCGGAGGCGGTGCTGGCCGAGGCGTTCGGCGCCGACGACGCCTGCCTGGTGCAGGGCGCGGGCACCGGCGCCATCCGGGCCGCGCTGTCGGCCGGCCCGTGGTCGCAGGGCGAGCGGCGGATCATCGCCCACGACGCGCCCGACTACTCGACGACGGCGACGACGTTCCGCGACGGCCTGGCCGACGTCGCCCGCGTCGACTTCGACGACAACACCGCGCTCGACGCCGCGCTCGCCGGCGACCCGGCCCGCTGGGTGTATGTGCAGCACTCCCGGCAGCGGCTGGCCGACCGGCACCAGCCCGCCGACGTCATCGCGCGGGCGGCCGCGTCGGGCCGCGGCGTCGTCGTCGACGACAACTACGCGGTGTTCCGGACCCCGGGCATCGGCGTCCAGCACGGCGCCACCGTCTCGGCGTTCTCGCTGTTCAAGCTGCACGGGCCGGAGGGCGTCGGCGTGGTCGTCGGCGACGGCGAGCTGGTCGGCCGGGCGCGGGCGGCCAACTACTCCGGCGGCGGCCAGGTCCAGGGCGGTCAGGCGCTGGCCGCGTTGCAGGCGCTGGTGATGGTCCCGCTGAACTGGGCCGCGCAGTCGCGGGCGGTGACGGAGCTGGCCGGCCGGCTGGCGGACGGCGACGTGCCCGGCGTCGTGGACGTCCGGCTGGCGAACGCGCAGGACCTGTGCGTCATCGCGCTGCTGGACCGGCCCGTGGCGGCGAACGTGCCGGCGTGGGCCGCGCGGCACGGCGCCGCGCCGTTCCCCGTCGGCTCCAACTCGCGGCACGAGATCACCCCGCTGGTCTACCGGCTGTCGTCGTCGGCGCTGGCCGCGCAGCCGGAGCTGGCGGACTGGGCGGTCCGGGTGAACCCGATGCGCGCCGGTGCCGAGCTGACCGCCCGCATCCTGCGGTCGGCTCTGGCCGAAGGGGATCGTTGA
- a CDS encoding alanine racemase yields the protein MFLAMTERRNPALVQAAIDLHRSGAVEPDTYVIDLDAVDHNAAALAASAARHGVELWFVAKQYGRNPLVTATVARHLPLAAAIDHREAVALLGAGARLGNLGHLVQVPRRRLPGLLAAEPAYVTAADEQNLTAVAAAAHDLGRVQPVLLKIRGAAESTFPGQDGGFEPDDVAGVLERAARLDGVRVAGATGFPCLSFDAGAGRPRPTGTLDRVLAAAATMRAAGLDPVLSLPSHTSVSTIPQIARLGGAVGEPGHALTGTTPEHAVDAALAERPALVYVSEIAQLGSAPSVFGGGFYSRGRARDLLVATGGGVRRATLRDTPAGSIDYYRRFDWSGDGDGARVGDTAVMAFRTQIFVTRSRVAVVAGIEAGRPRVEGVFDALGSRVA from the coding sequence ATGTTCCTGGCGATGACCGAGCGGCGCAATCCCGCGCTCGTCCAGGCCGCGATCGACCTGCACCGCTCCGGCGCCGTCGAGCCGGACACGTACGTGATCGACCTCGACGCGGTGGACCACAACGCGGCCGCGCTGGCGGCGAGCGCCGCGCGGCACGGCGTCGAGCTGTGGTTCGTCGCCAAGCAGTACGGCCGCAACCCGCTGGTCACCGCCACCGTCGCGCGGCACCTGCCGCTGGCCGCGGCGATCGACCACCGCGAGGCCGTCGCGCTGCTCGGCGCCGGCGCCCGGCTGGGCAACCTGGGGCATCTGGTCCAGGTGCCGCGCCGGCGGCTGCCCGGCCTCCTCGCCGCCGAACCGGCATACGTGACGGCGGCGGACGAGCAGAACCTGACGGCCGTCGCGGCGGCCGCGCACGACCTCGGCCGGGTGCAGCCGGTGCTGCTGAAGATCCGCGGCGCGGCGGAGTCGACGTTCCCCGGCCAGGACGGCGGCTTCGAGCCTGACGACGTCGCCGGGGTGCTCGAGCGCGCCGCCCGGCTGGACGGCGTCCGCGTCGCCGGAGCGACCGGCTTCCCCTGCCTGAGCTTCGACGCCGGCGCCGGGCGGCCGCGGCCCACCGGCACCCTCGACCGCGTGCTCGCCGCCGCCGCGACGATGCGGGCGGCCGGCCTCGACCCGGTGCTGTCGCTGCCCAGCCACACCAGCGTCAGCACGATCCCGCAGATCGCGCGGCTCGGCGGCGCCGTCGGCGAGCCGGGTCACGCGCTCACCGGCACGACGCCCGAGCACGCCGTCGACGCCGCTCTGGCCGAACGTCCGGCGCTGGTGTACGTCTCGGAGATCGCCCAGCTCGGCTCCGCGCCGAGCGTCTTCGGCGGCGGCTTCTACAGCCGCGGCCGGGCCCGCGACCTGCTCGTCGCCACCGGCGGCGGAGTGCGCCGGGCGACGCTGCGCGACACCCCGGCGGGCAGCATCGACTACTACCGCCGGTTCGACTGGAGCGGCGACGGCGACGGCGCGCGGGTCGGCGACACCGCCGTCATGGCGTTCCGCACGCAGATCTTCGTGACCCGCTCCCGGGTGGCCGTGGTCGCCGGGATCGAGGCGGGACGGCCGCGTGTGGAGGGCGTGTTCGACGCGCTGGGGAGCCGGGTCGCGTGA
- a CDS encoding phosphopentomutase, translated as MSPSATVLVLDGFGVGALPDAATVRASDTAADTVGAVAAWSVRERGRPLDVPHLAGLGLAALRPDLRDLLAVPVPLLRATGARAGLGYPGADSFAGHQTLMGADMSHVVLCRLAERIDEVTAALRARGHRVRTLDDRPVLVVDDAALVHDNLEADPGLNWNVSARLDDLGFAAILAIAQVVRAVAPVARVIAVGGRSERPLADAVRPGPGGTVGLDTPASGFYRNGGLRVRHLGAPVDHARQLHEAAARAGHDVVLIGKAADLLVTDAPVDRRPGVDTAAILADVAATAGHGLVVANVQRTDLAGHSQDAAAFADQLEAADRALPRVAGRLGPRDLLVVTGDHGNDPAIGHPFHTREWVPVLAATGGAPSTRRGHDLASLADVGATVARWLGLPAGATAVGVAAAAQDLPVGGR; from the coding sequence GTGAGCCCCTCCGCGACCGTCCTCGTCCTCGACGGCTTCGGCGTGGGCGCGCTGCCCGACGCCGCCACCGTCCGGGCGTCGGACACCGCGGCCGACACCGTCGGCGCCGTCGCCGCGTGGTCGGTGCGCGAGCGGGGCCGGCCGCTGGACGTGCCGCACCTGGCCGGGCTGGGGCTGGCGGCGCTCCGCCCGGACCTGCGCGACCTGCTCGCCGTCCCGGTCCCGCTGCTGCGCGCGACCGGCGCCCGGGCCGGGCTCGGCTACCCCGGCGCGGACTCCTTCGCCGGTCACCAGACCCTCATGGGCGCCGACATGTCGCACGTCGTGCTGTGCCGGCTGGCCGAGCGGATCGACGAGGTGACGGCTGCGCTGCGGGCCCGCGGGCACCGGGTGCGGACGCTGGACGACCGCCCCGTCCTGGTGGTCGACGACGCCGCGCTCGTCCACGACAACCTCGAGGCCGACCCCGGCCTGAACTGGAACGTCTCCGCCCGGCTGGACGACCTCGGCTTCGCCGCGATCCTGGCGATCGCGCAGGTGGTGCGCGCCGTGGCGCCGGTGGCCCGCGTCATCGCCGTCGGCGGGCGCTCCGAGCGGCCGCTGGCCGACGCCGTCCGCCCCGGTCCCGGCGGCACCGTCGGGCTGGACACCCCCGCCAGCGGGTTCTACCGCAACGGCGGGCTGCGGGTCCGGCACCTCGGCGCGCCGGTCGACCACGCCCGCCAGCTGCACGAGGCGGCGGCGCGCGCCGGCCACGACGTCGTCCTCATCGGGAAGGCCGCCGACCTGCTGGTGACCGACGCGCCCGTCGACCGCCGTCCGGGCGTCGACACCGCCGCGATCCTCGCCGACGTCGCGGCGACCGCCGGGCACGGGCTGGTCGTGGCGAACGTGCAGCGGACCGACCTCGCCGGGCACTCCCAGGACGCGGCCGCCTTCGCCGATCAACTGGAGGCGGCCGACCGCGCCCTCCCCCGCGTCGCCGGACGGCTCGGCCCGCGCGACCTGCTGGTCGTCACCGGTGACCACGGCAACGACCCCGCCATCGGGCACCCCTTCCACACCCGCGAGTGGGTGCCGGTGCTGGCCGCAACCGGCGGCGCCCCCTCGACCCGCCGCGGCCACGATCTCGCCTCCCTCGCCGACGTCGGCGCGACGGTCGCGCGGTGGCTCGGTCTCCCGGCCGGCGCCACCGCCGTCGGCGTCGCCGCCGCCGCGCAGGACCTACCCGTGGGCGGCCGGTAG
- a CDS encoding ABC transporter ATP-binding protein: MSANGSEPLLSVRDLHTTFPLRSALLRRVTGHVQAVAGVSFDLRRGETLGLVGESGSGKSTLARTVIGLERAASGTVTFDGRDLTAASPAELRAARRDVQMIFQDPYSSLNPRRTAGQIVAEAWEIHPGVVPRDRWRDEVRDLLARVGLDPSHADRYPHQFSGGQRQRLGIARALALRPKLVICDEAVSALDVSIQAQVLNLLADLQADLGLTYLFIAHDLSVVRHVSDRVAVMYAGKVVELAEQEEIFRRPTHPYTQALLSAVPVPRPWSQPPRERILLTGDVPSPADPPSGCRFRTRCWKARDECADVEPALEPRLGLHPSACHFAELPAAHG, from the coding sequence GTGAGCGCGAACGGGTCTGAGCCGCTGCTGTCGGTGCGCGACCTGCACACGACGTTCCCGCTGCGCTCGGCGCTGCTGCGGCGGGTCACCGGCCACGTGCAGGCCGTCGCCGGTGTCTCCTTCGACCTGCGCCGCGGCGAGACGCTCGGGCTGGTGGGTGAGTCGGGGTCGGGCAAGTCGACGCTGGCCCGGACGGTGATCGGGCTGGAGCGGGCCGCGTCGGGCACCGTCACCTTCGACGGCCGCGACCTCACCGCCGCGTCGCCGGCCGAGCTGCGCGCCGCGCGACGCGACGTCCAGATGATCTTCCAGGACCCGTACTCGTCGCTGAACCCGCGCCGCACCGCCGGCCAGATCGTCGCCGAGGCCTGGGAGATCCACCCCGGCGTCGTGCCGCGCGACCGCTGGCGCGACGAGGTGCGCGACCTGCTCGCCCGGGTCGGCCTCGACCCGAGCCACGCCGACCGCTACCCGCACCAGTTCTCCGGCGGTCAGCGGCAGCGCCTCGGCATCGCCCGCGCGCTGGCGCTGCGGCCCAAGCTCGTCATCTGCGACGAGGCGGTGTCGGCCCTGGACGTGTCGATCCAGGCGCAGGTGCTCAACCTGCTCGCCGACCTGCAGGCCGACCTCGGCCTCACCTACCTCTTCATCGCCCACGACCTCTCCGTCGTCCGTCACGTCTCGGACCGGGTCGCCGTCATGTACGCGGGCAAGGTGGTCGAGCTGGCCGAGCAGGAGGAGATCTTCCGGCGGCCCACCCACCCATACACCCAGGCGCTGCTCTCCGCCGTCCCGGTGCCGCGGCCGTGGAGCCAGCCGCCGCGCGAGCGCATCCTCCTCACCGGCGACGTCCCCTCACCGGCCGACCCGCCGTCCGGCTGCCGGTTCCGGACCCGCTGCTGGAAGGCCCGGGACGAGTGCGCCGACGTCGAGCCCGCCCTCGAGCCCCGGCTCGGCCTGCACCCGAGCGCCTGCCACTTCGCCGAGCTACCGGCCGCCCACGGGTAG
- a CDS encoding ABC transporter ATP-binding protein: MTESPLLSVRDLAVRFRTGGGVVRAVDGVSFDVRRGETLAVLGESGSGKSVTAQAVMGILPKPAGEIAGGSIVYDGRDLLTEDPNRVRRLRGDEIAMVFQDPLSSLNPVFRVGWQIGEMFRRHRGASRRAARAAAVELMERVGIPAAGRRVDDFPHQFSGGMRQRIMIAMALALRPRLLIADEPTTALDVTVQAQIMRLLADLRREEGMALVLITHDLGVVADVADRALLMYAGRAVETGAIREVYDHAAHPYTRGLMASIPDLDGPRERLTPVRGAPPNLLALPSGCSFHPRCPYATDRCRADDPALRAVDGRPAEHRAACHHAEEVVSGERERV, translated from the coding sequence GTGACGGAGAGTCCACTGCTCAGCGTGCGCGACCTCGCCGTGCGCTTCCGCACCGGCGGCGGCGTCGTCCGAGCCGTCGACGGGGTGTCGTTCGATGTGCGCCGGGGCGAGACGCTGGCCGTCCTCGGCGAGTCCGGCAGCGGCAAGAGCGTCACCGCCCAGGCCGTCATGGGGATCCTGCCCAAGCCGGCCGGCGAGATCGCCGGCGGCAGCATCGTCTACGACGGACGCGACCTGCTGACCGAGGACCCGAACCGGGTCCGGCGGCTGCGCGGTGACGAGATCGCGATGGTCTTCCAGGACCCGCTCAGCTCGCTGAACCCGGTGTTCCGGGTCGGCTGGCAGATCGGCGAGATGTTCCGGCGGCACCGCGGCGCCTCGCGCCGGGCTGCGCGCGCCGCCGCCGTCGAGCTGATGGAGCGGGTCGGCATCCCGGCCGCCGGGCGGCGGGTCGACGACTTCCCGCACCAGTTCTCCGGCGGCATGCGGCAGCGGATCATGATCGCGATGGCGCTCGCGCTGCGGCCCCGCCTGCTCATCGCTGACGAGCCGACGACGGCGCTCGACGTCACCGTCCAGGCGCAGATCATGCGGCTGCTGGCGGACTTGCGCCGCGAGGAGGGCATGGCGCTCGTGCTGATCACGCACGACCTCGGCGTGGTCGCCGACGTCGCTGACCGGGCGCTGCTCATGTACGCGGGGCGGGCGGTCGAGACCGGCGCCATCCGCGAGGTCTACGACCATGCCGCCCACCCCTACACCCGCGGCCTGATGGCGTCGATCCCGGACCTCGACGGGCCGCGCGAGCGGCTGACGCCGGTGCGTGGCGCGCCGCCGAACCTGCTGGCGCTGCCGTCCGGCTGTTCCTTCCATCCACGCTGTCCATACGCCACCGACCGGTGCCGCGCCGACGACCCCGCCCTGCGCGCCGTCGACGGGCGGCCGGCCGAGCACCGGGCCGCGTGCCACCACGCCGAGGAGGTGGTGTCGGGTGAGCGCGAACGGGTCTGA